From a single Aquificaceae bacterium genomic region:
- a CDS encoding UbiX family flavin prenyltransferase, whose amino-acid sequence MPEKLVLCITGASGAIYGYRLLQVFTSMNFEIDLIVSSSGWVVLKQELDLTKGKILEEFPHVRLIPDRDIASPVASGSRLVHYRGVVVAPCSMSTLAHIASGTNQNLVHRVCEVALKERVPLVLLVREAPYSLIHLKNMLQVAKAGALIMPASPGFYHRPQSLQELVDFVVGKVLDALRIEHGLYRRWRE is encoded by the coding sequence ATGCCCGAAAAACTTGTTCTCTGTATAACGGGCGCCAGCGGTGCCATATATGGATACAGACTTCTTCAGGTGTTTACCTCAATGAACTTTGAGATAGACCTTATTGTCTCCTCTTCTGGCTGGGTTGTTCTCAAGCAAGAGCTTGACTTAACTAAAGGTAAGATACTTGAGGAATTTCCCCATGTGAGGCTTATTCCAGACAGAGACATTGCAAGCCCGGTAGCCAGCGGCTCAAGGCTCGTCCACTACAGAGGGGTTGTGGTGGCACCCTGTTCCATGAGCACCCTTGCCCATATAGCCTCTGGCACCAATCAGAACCTTGTCCACAGGGTTTGCGAAGTTGCCCTCAAGGAAAGGGTCCCCTTAGTGCTCCTTGTGCGAGAGGCCCCCTATTCTCTCATTCATCTGAAAAATATGCTCCAAGTCGCAAAGGCTGGTGCTCTGATTATGCCCGCAAGCCCCGGCTTTTATCACAGACCGCAGAGCCTTCAGGAGCTTGTGGACTTTGTGGTGGGAAAGGTGCTGGACGCTCTCAGGATTGAACATGGTCTTTATAGAAGATGGAGGGAATGA
- the accC gene encoding acetyl-CoA carboxylase biotin carboxylase subunit translates to MMQSLLIANRGEIAVRVIRTCREMGIRTVAVYSEADANSMHAKLADRSICIGPAEPSKSYLDIPRIISALEVSGAEAVHPGYGFLSENPKFAEIVRASGKVFVGPSAETLELIGDKVRAKEVAKRVGLPLVPGSDGPVDFQKALEVASRVGYPVVIKAAAGGGGRGIRVVSNDRELREKLPLAMQEAEVAFGDGRVYIEKYLINPKHIEIQVLVDRYGNVLTLGERECSVQRRHQKLIEEAPSYHLTEEKRKEMEALVADFCREIGYEGAGTVEFLMDQEGNFYFMEMNGRIQVEHPVTEMVYGIDLVEWQLRIARGERLNIKKPERKGYAIECRINAEDPNTFLPSPGKVEELYLPGGFGVRVDTHIYCGYSVPPFYDSLLGKLVCWGQTREEATNRALRALEEFRISGTGLKTNIDFHKRVLSSREFQQGRHHIRFVEELMI, encoded by the coding sequence CTGATGCAGAGCCTTCTTATTGCCAACAGGGGTGAGATAGCGGTCCGGGTGATAAGGACCTGCAGGGAAATGGGCATAAGGACCGTGGCGGTGTATTCTGAAGCAGATGCCAACAGCATGCATGCGAAGCTTGCAGACAGAAGCATATGCATAGGACCGGCAGAGCCTTCTAAGAGCTACCTTGATATACCCAGAATAATATCCGCCCTTGAGGTGTCTGGTGCAGAGGCGGTCCATCCAGGTTATGGCTTTCTCTCCGAGAACCCGAAGTTTGCGGAGATAGTGAGAGCCAGCGGTAAGGTTTTTGTGGGACCCTCTGCAGAGACCCTTGAGCTTATAGGGGACAAGGTCAGGGCAAAGGAGGTGGCAAAAAGGGTTGGGCTCCCCCTTGTCCCTGGCAGTGATGGTCCGGTGGACTTTCAGAAGGCTCTTGAGGTTGCCAGCAGGGTGGGATATCCAGTGGTGATAAAGGCGGCAGCCGGTGGAGGGGGTAGGGGGATAAGGGTTGTCAGCAATGATAGAGAACTGAGAGAGAAGCTACCTCTTGCCATGCAGGAGGCGGAGGTGGCCTTCGGCGATGGAAGGGTTTACATTGAAAAATACCTTATAAACCCAAAACATATAGAAATACAGGTTCTCGTTGACAGATACGGCAACGTGCTCACCCTTGGGGAGAGGGAGTGTTCGGTTCAGAGAAGACATCAGAAGCTAATAGAGGAGGCTCCAAGCTACCATCTTACAGAGGAAAAGAGGAAAGAGATGGAGGCTCTTGTGGCAGACTTCTGCAGGGAGATAGGCTACGAAGGGGCGGGCACGGTAGAGTTTCTTATGGACCAGGAGGGCAACTTTTACTTCATGGAGATGAACGGTCGTATTCAGGTGGAACACCCAGTTACCGAGATGGTCTACGGAATAGACCTTGTGGAGTGGCAACTCAGGATAGCGAGAGGTGAGAGGCTAAACATAAAAAAGCCTGAAAGAAAAGGCTATGCCATAGAATGTCGGATAAACGCCGAAGACCCAAACACCTTTCTTCCTTCACCGGGCAAGGTGGAAGAGCTCTATCTTCCAGGAGGCTTTGGGGTTAGAGTTGATACTCACATATACTGTGGCTATTCTGTCCCGCCCTTCTATGATTCCCTTCTAGGCAAGCTCGTATGCTGGGGACAGACAAGGGAAGAAGCCACAAACAGGGCGCTGAGAGCCCTTGAAGAGTTCAGGATAAGTGGCACAGGACTTAAGACCAACATAGACTTTCACAAGAGGGTGCTTTCCAGCAGAGAGTTCCAGCAGGGGAGGCACCACATAAGGTTTGTAGAAGAGCTCATGATATGA
- a CDS encoding DNA polymerase III subunit, whose translation MRERLKKFLSRLYHQKRVPASILFYGKEGVGKRDIAFEFATSLLCLKESYPPCGNCQSCVHMQDFRHRKEEELIFYGEDRKGKRVYLYLQGDHPDFVYLKPEKAEIKIDQIRGVKDFVYLKPALSKRKVVFVEPAESMNPQAQNALLKVLEEPPEDTHFLLVTSRLQKLLPTVRSRSFLLEVPPLSEEELREITGIQDPLILELSEGSLTMALKLKEDKELLTTAETILEGDLLSLYKKALEVEKWDYDRQSMLLKLLLNMLHMKYKQTRDEAFEQALDKASAGLEYLSKGIRLSLLLFQLRGGVKNVLHKGKISGHQQGASG comes from the coding sequence ATGAGAGAAAGGCTAAAAAAGTTCCTGAGCAGGCTCTACCATCAGAAAAGGGTTCCCGCCTCCATCCTCTTCTACGGCAAAGAAGGTGTGGGCAAGAGGGATATTGCCTTTGAGTTTGCCACTTCGCTCCTCTGCCTTAAGGAGAGCTATCCACCCTGTGGAAACTGTCAGTCCTGTGTCCACATGCAGGATTTCAGACATAGAAAGGAAGAGGAGCTAATCTTTTATGGGGAGGATAGAAAAGGCAAGAGGGTCTATCTCTACCTTCAGGGAGACCATCCAGACTTTGTATACCTTAAACCTGAGAAGGCGGAGATAAAGATTGACCAGATAAGGGGAGTTAAAGATTTTGTATACCTGAAACCCGCCCTCTCTAAGAGAAAAGTTGTATTCGTAGAGCCCGCAGAGAGCATGAACCCACAGGCACAGAACGCTCTACTGAAGGTCCTTGAGGAGCCGCCAGAGGATACCCACTTTCTTCTTGTTACCAGCAGGCTTCAGAAGCTACTACCTACCGTAAGGTCAAGGAGCTTTCTTTTGGAGGTTCCACCACTGAGCGAGGAGGAACTAAGGGAAATCACGGGAATACAGGACCCTCTGATACTCGAACTTTCCGAGGGAAGTCTTACCATGGCTCTTAAGCTCAAAGAAGATAAGGAGCTGCTCACCACTGCAGAAACCATACTGGAAGGAGACCTGCTCTCCCTATACAAAAAGGCTCTTGAGGTGGAAAAGTGGGATTACGACAGACAGTCAATGCTTTTGAAGTTGCTCCTGAACATGCTTCACATGAAGTATAAACAGACCAGAGATGAGGCTTTTGAGCAGGCTCTTGACAAAGCCTCTGCAGGGTTAGAATATTTAAGCAAGGGTATAAGGCTCAGCCTTTTACTCTTTCAGCTCAGAGGAGGTGTAAAGAATGTCTTACATAAAGGCAAAATTTCAGGACACCAACAAGGTGCTTCAGGTTGA
- the ricT gene encoding regulatory iron-sulfur-containing complex subunit RicT, which yields MSYIKAKFQDTNKVLQVEGVWESDVSRGELLVVQSEKGEEVVKVLGTSREPSSLKAIFLRKAKEEDIRRMEENEEKAREAMEVCRKKIAEHGLDMKLIKTYIPLDKGRIFFYYTSEHRVDFRNLVRDLAKVFKKRIEMRQVGVRDAVQILGWVGTCGEVPCCVRFQEEFQSVSLRDIEEQNLPLSPQKFTGPCGRLICCLVFERENYLVKSLLPEAGSEVCFEGKVYRVLQVDPLRWKISLLSEESKREVDLKDILPEGYERALNHCRSCGGCCRRAVTENEAFAGIEQ from the coding sequence ATGTCTTACATAAAGGCAAAATTTCAGGACACCAACAAGGTGCTTCAGGTTGAAGGCGTATGGGAGAGCGACGTTTCCAGAGGTGAACTTCTTGTAGTGCAATCGGAGAAGGGGGAAGAGGTGGTAAAGGTGCTTGGCACATCAAGAGAGCCTTCATCCTTGAAAGCCATATTCCTCAGGAAGGCTAAAGAGGAAGACATAAGAAGAATGGAAGAAAACGAGGAAAAGGCAAGGGAAGCCATGGAGGTATGCAGGAAGAAGATAGCCGAACATGGGCTTGACATGAAGCTCATAAAAACCTACATACCACTGGATAAGGGCAGGATATTCTTCTACTACACTTCCGAGCACAGGGTAGATTTCAGGAATCTGGTGAGGGACCTTGCAAAGGTCTTCAAAAAGAGGATAGAGATGAGACAGGTGGGCGTAAGGGATGCAGTGCAGATTCTTGGATGGGTGGGCACCTGCGGGGAGGTTCCATGCTGTGTCAGGTTTCAGGAGGAGTTTCAGTCCGTATCCCTGCGGGATATTGAGGAGCAGAACCTCCCTCTCTCACCTCAGAAGTTTACGGGTCCCTGTGGAAGGCTAATATGCTGTCTGGTCTTTGAGAGGGAAAACTATCTTGTAAAGTCCCTCCTGCCGGAGGCTGGAAGCGAAGTATGTTTTGAGGGCAAGGTTTACAGGGTATTGCAGGTGGACCCGCTCAGGTGGAAGATTAGCCTCCTTTCCGAGGAGTCAAAAAGGGAAGTGGACCTGAAAGATATTCTGCCAGAGGGTTATGAAAGGGCACTGAACCATTGCAGAAGCTGTGGGGGTTGCTGTAGAAGGGCTGTGACGGAAAATGAGGCTTTTGCAGGAATTGAACAGTAG
- a CDS encoding radical SAM protein → MRLLQELNSSLNRLYLFELHDGRRVEAVYYRGDTLCISTQAGCAIGCPFCLSGIDGLFRSLSLEEITGQYELLKDRLHIRRVAVAGIGEPLMNWEKVKEAFWHFKDEGLRVSFYTTGYPVSKLRELLKLPHNGVSISIHSVREEKREKLLPHAGSLRNLVQALREELSTMPSRKRKRISLAYLLIKGVNDSGDELMGFAQLVKELGVSATLLRYNQTVKDFSDVEDWEYEKAFLILRSYGIRVTLSTRFRKDSLGGCGTLLTNRRLTMC, encoded by the coding sequence ATGAGGCTTTTGCAGGAATTGAACAGTAGTCTCAACAGGCTCTATCTATTTGAACTGCATGATGGCAGAAGAGTGGAGGCGGTTTACTACAGAGGAGATACCCTCTGCATATCCACACAGGCAGGGTGTGCCATAGGCTGTCCCTTCTGCCTTTCTGGCATAGATGGACTTTTCAGAAGCCTCTCACTGGAGGAGATAACAGGTCAGTATGAGCTGCTGAAAGACAGGCTTCACATAAGGCGGGTAGCGGTTGCAGGAATTGGTGAGCCTCTTATGAACTGGGAGAAGGTAAAGGAAGCCTTCTGGCATTTTAAAGATGAAGGGCTCAGGGTGAGTTTTTACACTACGGGCTATCCGGTAAGTAAGCTCAGAGAGCTGCTGAAACTACCCCACAATGGAGTCAGCATATCCATACATTCTGTAAGAGAAGAAAAGAGAGAAAAGTTGCTCCCCCATGCTGGCAGTTTGAGGAACCTTGTGCAGGCTCTCAGAGAAGAGCTGTCCACAATGCCCTCAAGGAAGAGAAAAAGGATAAGCCTTGCCTACCTTCTGATTAAGGGGGTGAACGACTCTGGAGATGAGCTCATGGGTTTTGCACAGCTGGTGAAAGAGCTTGGTGTGAGCGCAACCCTTTTGCGATACAACCAGACGGTGAAAGACTTCAGTGATGTGGAGGACTGGGAATACGAGAAGGCCTTTTTAATTCTCAGGTCCTACGGTATAAGGGTGACGCTTTCTACAAGGTTCAGAAAGGATTCTCTTGGAGGATGCGGGACGCTCCTTACAAACAGAAGGCTTACAATGTGTTGA
- a CDS encoding septal ring lytic transglycosylase RlpA family protein, with the protein MAVFLLLLFSVAFSMDCRIQEGYASWYGGKFHGRKTSSGEAFNKHKFTAASRDYPLGTYLLVRNLSTGEDVVVVVTDRGPSRKSRIIDLSKSAAEKLGMLRQGVARVQVMPLYCAAEGSESSEEFHEEVIKDLINTL; encoded by the coding sequence ATGGCTGTTTTTCTTCTTCTGCTTTTTTCTGTGGCCTTTTCCATGGATTGTAGAATTCAGGAAGGATATGCCAGCTGGTATGGCGGAAAGTTTCATGGCAGAAAAACAAGCTCTGGAGAGGCTTTTAACAAGCACAAGTTTACCGCCGCATCAAGGGATTATCCTCTTGGAACCTATCTGCTGGTAAGAAATCTCAGCACCGGGGAGGATGTGGTGGTGGTAGTCACAGACAGAGGGCCATCCAGAAAGAGCAGGATAATAGACCTCTCAAAGTCCGCCGCTGAGAAGTTAGGTATGCTAAGGCAGGGTGTGGCAAGGGTTCAGGTAATGCCTCTATACTGTGCAGCAGAGGGTAGTGAGTCAAGTGAGGAATTTCATGAGGAGGTTATAAAGGACCTTATCAACACATTGTAA
- a CDS encoding acylphosphatase, protein MIALKIYVNGIVQGVGYRAFTRRLAQSYGLSGWVKNLPDGRVEVFVQGEKDVVWEFLKELWEGPPAGKVDRMEVLKEVPSHEERDFTVRY, encoded by the coding sequence ATGATAGCCCTAAAAATATACGTGAATGGTATTGTGCAGGGCGTTGGCTACAGAGCCTTTACGAGAAGGCTTGCCCAGAGCTATGGGCTGTCTGGGTGGGTCAAGAATCTGCCAGATGGAAGGGTTGAAGTTTTTGTTCAGGGAGAAAAGGATGTGGTTTGGGAATTTTTGAAGGAACTTTGGGAGGGTCCGCCTGCGGGAAAGGTTGACCGCATGGAGGTCCTCAAGGAGGTGCCAAGCCATGAAGAAAGGGATTTTACTGTTAGGTATTAG
- a CDS encoding LysM peptidoglycan-binding domain-containing protein, translated as MKKGILLLGISLSLSFALECKNYRVKEGDTLEKIARREGVDINSLKSANRGLDERRLKAGQNLCIPVKTTKKKPSEKYAIYEVKRGDSLQKIADSFGVDVRTLKEFNNLKDDRLVEGQKIRIPAKGSSVEKRGGAEETDYETYTVKKGARLEHVAKATGIPLKELERLNPELKDAWLKPGTQVKLPKGSKQTVAKEEKYELYTVKRGAKLEHVAKATGTSVKEIERLNPELKGRWLPAGTRVKIPLRETEEVKSKRTREEAYEIYRVRRSGRLRDVARATGVPLKELERLNPELKGKLLQAGTKVKIPRREMAEKPAQESGQPPNRREERSVVGELEKDTSTAPAPRGLNIQLPVDGKVSRVPKGIEISAPCSSPVKAVEDGRVIYSGGDLQAYGNMVIVEHDNFISLYAYNESNLVKRGERVSKGQVIARVGKKNNSEECLLRFELRNKEGVPLDPTEYIRDLQ; from the coding sequence ATGAAGAAAGGGATTTTACTGTTAGGTATTAGCCTGAGCCTTTCCTTTGCCCTTGAGTGTAAGAATTACAGGGTAAAGGAGGGAGACACTCTTGAAAAGATAGCCAGAAGAGAAGGTGTGGACATAAACAGTCTCAAGTCTGCCAACAGAGGTCTTGATGAAAGGAGACTGAAGGCCGGTCAGAACCTATGCATACCTGTAAAAACTACAAAGAAAAAGCCCTCAGAGAAGTATGCAATCTATGAAGTAAAAAGAGGGGATAGCCTTCAGAAGATAGCGGACAGCTTTGGTGTTGATGTAAGGACGCTGAAGGAGTTCAACAACTTAAAGGATGACAGGCTTGTGGAAGGTCAGAAGATAAGGATACCCGCAAAGGGAAGCTCTGTGGAAAAAAGGGGAGGGGCAGAAGAGACGGATTACGAAACCTACACGGTCAAAAAGGGGGCAAGGCTTGAACACGTGGCAAAGGCAACCGGCATTCCCCTCAAGGAGCTGGAGAGGTTAAACCCGGAATTAAAAGATGCATGGCTGAAGCCCGGAACGCAGGTAAAGCTGCCAAAGGGCAGTAAACAGACAGTGGCAAAGGAAGAAAAGTATGAACTTTACACAGTCAAGAGGGGTGCGAAGCTTGAACATGTGGCAAAGGCAACCGGGACTTCTGTTAAAGAAATTGAGAGGCTCAATCCAGAACTCAAAGGTAGATGGCTTCCTGCGGGAACAAGGGTGAAAATACCTCTCAGAGAAACAGAAGAGGTAAAGTCTAAGAGGACAAGGGAGGAAGCCTATGAGATATACAGGGTCAGAAGGAGCGGAAGGCTCAGAGATGTTGCCAGAGCCACCGGTGTGCCTTTGAAAGAGCTCGAAAGGCTCAACCCAGAGCTAAAGGGCAAGCTCCTGCAGGCTGGGACAAAAGTGAAAATACCCAGAAGGGAAATGGCGGAAAAACCAGCACAGGAAAGCGGACAGCCACCCAACAGAAGAGAAGAGAGGTCTGTAGTGGGAGAATTAGAGAAGGACACATCAACTGCACCAGCACCCAGAGGTCTCAACATACAGCTCCCCGTGGACGGCAAGGTGTCAAGGGTGCCAAAGGGCATAGAAATCTCAGCTCCATGCTCTTCGCCTGTAAAAGCTGTTGAGGATGGCAGGGTTATATACAGCGGGGGTGACCTGCAGGCTTACGGAAACATGGTAATAGTGGAACATGACAACTTTATATCCCTCTATGCCTACAATGAGTCAAACCTCGTGAAAAGAGGAGAAAGGGTCAGCAAGGGGCAGGTCATAGCCAGGGTTGGCAAGAAGAATAACTCTGAGGAATGTCTCCTGCGCTTTGAGCTCAGGAACAAGGAGGGAGTCCCCCTTGACCCCACGGAGTATATCAGAGACCTTCAGTGA
- the upp gene encoding uracil phosphoribosyltransferase, producing the protein MALKIIDHSLIRHKLNLVRKRHTPPEKLRSLLEEITLMSIPFVLEGFPLRMESVETPMGVGRSFEFVEEDRIVFICILRAGLPMLNGALRALPGAKAGFLAIKRNEDTLTPELYYRRLPPLEGRFVILLDPMLATGGTLSLALSEAKSLKPEKMVTLNLVASPQGLERTMSAHPDVDFFLLSVDEGLSPKGYIVPGVGDIGDRLFTEGL; encoded by the coding sequence ATGGCCTTGAAGATAATTGACCACTCATTGATAAGGCACAAGCTGAACCTTGTGAGAAAAAGGCATACTCCACCGGAGAAGCTAAGAAGTCTCCTTGAGGAGATAACCCTTATGAGTATTCCCTTTGTTCTTGAGGGATTTCCCCTGAGGATGGAAAGCGTTGAGACACCCATGGGTGTAGGAAGAAGTTTTGAGTTTGTTGAGGAAGACAGGATTGTTTTTATATGTATACTCAGAGCGGGGCTTCCCATGCTCAATGGTGCCCTGAGGGCATTGCCGGGTGCAAAGGCGGGTTTTCTTGCTATAAAGAGAAATGAGGACACACTCACCCCGGAGTTGTATTACAGAAGGCTACCACCCCTTGAAGGCAGATTCGTTATACTTCTTGACCCCATGCTGGCAACGGGCGGAACTCTCAGTCTTGCCCTGAGCGAAGCTAAATCCCTGAAACCGGAAAAAATGGTAACTCTCAACTTAGTTGCATCGCCTCAGGGGCTTGAGAGGACCATGTCTGCACATCCCGATGTTGACTTCTTTCTGCTGAGCGTGGATGAGGGGCTGAGCCCAAAGGGATACATAGTGCCCGGAGTGGGAGATATAGGAGACAGGCTTTTCACTGAAGGTCTCTGA
- a CDS encoding RusA family crossover junction endodeoxyribonuclease, which yields MIELRLSMLPVPKSNRYIRRKGGKVFKPPRVKNWEVRALWEIREQYRGEPLEGRLSVYVELILPNHRRRDIDNMLKSLWDVLEKGGVIKNDSQIYEVRTLKRVLKGQQGTLVRLGDFHYGLEDN from the coding sequence ATGATAGAGTTAAGGCTTTCTATGCTTCCAGTGCCAAAGAGCAACAGGTATATAAGAAGAAAGGGTGGAAAAGTGTTCAAACCTCCAAGGGTAAAGAACTGGGAGGTGAGAGCACTGTGGGAGATAAGGGAGCAATACAGGGGTGAGCCACTTGAGGGCAGGCTTTCTGTGTATGTAGAGCTCATACTTCCCAATCACAGGAGGAGAGACATAGACAACATGCTGAAAAGCCTCTGGGATGTGCTGGAAAAGGGCGGGGTCATAAAGAATGACAGCCAGATATACGAGGTAAGAACTCTCAAGAGGGTTTTGAAAGGTCAGCAGGGAACCCTTGTGCGTCTTGGAGATTTTCACTATGGCCTTGAAGATAATTGA
- a CDS encoding DUF4149 domain-containing protein, which translates to MYKFLLFLNSSYLGLGSFFSFFVAPTLFRVLQKEQAGAVVERVFPVYFGIGLVVSLATLFLGFRLGKLVAGLAFVNLMLHALHLFYVLPTAHALKPVDYSAFMKWHGISMGINLLSLLITLLLCILLMRR; encoded by the coding sequence ATGTATAAGTTTCTGCTGTTTTTAAATTCCTCTTACCTTGGGCTTGGTTCTTTCTTCAGCTTTTTTGTGGCCCCCACTCTTTTCAGAGTCCTTCAGAAGGAGCAGGCAGGTGCGGTTGTAGAAAGGGTATTCCCCGTCTATTTTGGTATAGGTCTTGTGGTTTCTCTTGCGACCCTCTTTCTTGGTTTCAGGCTCGGTAAGCTCGTAGCTGGGCTTGCTTTTGTGAACCTTATGCTTCATGCCCTTCACCTTTTTTATGTGCTTCCCACCGCTCATGCCCTAAAGCCTGTAGATTACAGTGCCTTCATGAAATGGCACGGCATATCCATGGGTATTAACCTGCTGAGCCTTTTAATTACTCTCCTTCTATGCATACTTCTTATGAGAAGATGA
- the dapA gene encoding 4-hydroxy-tetrahydrodipicolinate synthase, with product MFQGSIVALITPFKDGEVDFRALESLIDFHANNHTDAILVCGTTGESPTLTFEEHERVVEHAVRYARGRIKVIAGTGANATHEAIELTSHAKRVGADACLLVVPYYNKPTQEGLYQHFKTVAEEVDIPIILYNIPSRTGVEIAPETIYRLVKDCPNIIGSKESTPNMDRISELRRLLGENFTILSGDDSLTLPMMALGARGVISVANNIIPREVKALVDYALRGDFQRAREMHYELFELFKVLFIETNPIPVKTACWALGMCEKEFRLPLCPMKPENERRLIQTLKVYNLPVVRDV from the coding sequence ATGTTTCAGGGTTCAATAGTCGCCCTCATAACCCCCTTCAAGGATGGGGAGGTGGATTTCAGAGCTCTTGAGAGTCTAATAGACTTTCACGCAAACAACCATACTGACGCCATATTGGTCTGTGGCACAACTGGAGAGTCTCCTACCCTCACCTTTGAGGAACATGAAAGAGTGGTAGAGCATGCGGTAAGGTATGCAAGGGGAAGGATTAAAGTAATAGCCGGCACAGGGGCAAACGCCACCCATGAGGCTATAGAGCTCACATCCCATGCAAAGAGAGTGGGGGCTGACGCCTGTCTGCTTGTGGTCCCCTACTACAACAAACCTACACAGGAGGGGCTATATCAGCACTTCAAGACGGTGGCGGAGGAGGTGGACATTCCCATAATACTGTATAACATACCCTCAAGAACTGGTGTGGAAATAGCTCCGGAGACCATTTACAGGCTTGTCAAGGACTGTCCAAACATAATAGGCTCCAAAGAGTCCACTCCTAATATGGACAGGATTTCCGAGCTCAGAAGACTTCTTGGTGAAAACTTTACCATCCTATCCGGTGATGATTCCCTCACCTTACCCATGATGGCTCTGGGTGCGAGGGGTGTTATATCCGTTGCCAACAACATAATTCCCAGAGAGGTAAAGGCCCTTGTGGACTACGCCCTCAGGGGAGACTTCCAGAGAGCAAGAGAGATGCACTACGAGCTGTTTGAGCTTTTTAAGGTGCTCTTTATAGAAACCAATCCCATTCCCGTAAAGACCGCCTGCTGGGCTCTCGGCATGTGTGAGAAGGAATTCAGACTCCCCCTGTGTCCAATGAAGCCGGAAAACGAAAGGAGGCTCATACAGACCCTGAAGGTCTACAACCTTCCGGTAGTGAGGGATGTATAA
- a CDS encoding 4a-hydroxytetrahydrobiopterin dehydratase — translation MSGKGELKVYSAQEIESKLKGLPGWAFEEGFIVREYSTKNWKETVFLFNAIASLAEAHWHHPDVEAGFKKIRVKLTTHEAGGITDRDFSLAEEIEKISSLLLKR, via the coding sequence ATGTCAGGCAAGGGAGAACTGAAGGTTTACTCAGCCCAGGAGATAGAGAGTAAACTAAAGGGATTGCCCGGCTGGGCCTTTGAAGAAGGCTTTATTGTCAGAGAATACAGCACAAAAAACTGGAAGGAAACGGTCTTTCTCTTTAATGCCATTGCAAGTCTTGCGGAAGCACACTGGCATCACCCAGACGTAGAGGCCGGTTTTAAGAAAATAAGGGTTAAGCTGACCACCCACGAGGCGGGAGGTATAACAGACAGAGACTTTAGCCTTGCAGAGGAGATAGAAAAAATCTCTTCCCTTTTGCTCAAAAGGTGA
- a CDS encoding Fur family transcriptional regulator, producing the protein MLKEERLQEFIEACKNMGLKITPQRVAVYEVLLSREDHPTVEEIYNEIKKKYPFVSLATVYRTVETLEELGFVKKVAYWGGSVRYDANISDHHHLICTQCGAIRDVEFCIDWDPPAYMEGYRVHKYSLHIYGVCPACQAREN; encoded by the coding sequence ATGCTTAAGGAAGAAAGGCTTCAGGAATTTATAGAGGCTTGTAAGAATATGGGGCTAAAGATAACGCCTCAGAGAGTGGCAGTCTACGAGGTTTTACTGAGCAGGGAAGACCACCCCACCGTTGAGGAAATATACAACGAGATAAAGAAGAAGTATCCCTTTGTGTCCCTTGCCACTGTATACAGAACGGTGGAAACCCTTGAGGAGCTGGGCTTTGTCAAGAAGGTTGCCTACTGGGGTGGCTCTGTGCGGTATGATGCCAACATAAGCGACCACCACCATCTCATATGCACCCAGTGTGGAGCCATAAGGGACGTGGAGTTCTGCATAGACTGGGACCCACCAGCCTATATGGAAGGCTATAGGGTTCACAAGTATTCACTGCACATATACGGAGTCTGCCCCGCATGTCAGGCAAGGGAGAACTGA
- a CDS encoding DUF192 domain-containing protein, with the protein MLIIFNIILFLITYATNAQVHQCRLLVADTPEKHERGLMHLRSFVGYDGMVFLYRDRAIRHFWNRNTHLELDLYWIDRGRLVGRSYLPPEEKAGTVVVSSPQPVDTVVELIRGRKCMYRDILLSP; encoded by the coding sequence ATGCTAATAATTTTCAATATCATACTCTTTCTTATCACATATGCAACTAATGCACAGGTTCATCAGTGCAGGCTTCTGGTGGCGGACACACCAGAAAAACACGAAAGGGGGCTTATGCATCTGAGGTCCTTTGTGGGATACGACGGTATGGTATTCTTATACAGAGACAGGGCCATAAGGCACTTCTGGAACAGGAACACACACCTTGAGCTTGACCTATACTGGATTGACAGGGGCAGGCTTGTGGGAAGGTCATACCTCCCTCCAGAGGAAAAGGCAGGAACGGTAGTGGTCTCCTCACCCCAGCCCGTGGATACGGTGGTGGAGCTGATAAGAGGTAGAAAGTGCATGTATAGAGATATTCTCCTTTCACCTTAG